GTTGCCGAGGCCCCGGCTATCGCGGGGCTGGAAGGCGGTCCCTCCACCACCACGATTCCAACGGCTGACGGCGGGAATGCTGGCGCAGGGCCGGGCCCGGCACCAGGACACGCCGACACCGGCACGGGTGGCGCGGGAGCCCACGGCGGGACCGGCAGCCGGAGCGAGACTCCAGGCGCGAGCGCATACACACCCGGCAGCGGCCCGCGGGACAGCGGCAACCGGACCGGTGGTGGCAGCGGCCCGCGCGATAGCGGCAGCCGGACCGGTGGTGGCAGCGGCCCGCGGGACAGCGGCAGCCGGGCCGCGGGTGGCAGCGGCGCTGGCCGAGGTGGCTTCGGAGGCGGGGGCAGCCTCACGGGTGGCCACAGCGCCTCCGGTGGGGACAGCCTGTCGAGCGGCAACAGCGTGACGGGGGGCGGCAGCAGCACCGGCCAAGGCGGCAGTGGCTCGGGTGGAGCCACGGGCTTGCACAACTGAGGAAGCAGCGCGGGTGGTCCGGCCTCGGGAAGTAAAGGGCTGGACAGTGCCAATGGCGGCGACAGCGTGTCCGGCGACGGCAGCGGCTAGGGAGGCTCGCGGTCCGGTGGGATGATGGGGCTCTGACGCCGCTTCACGCGGTGCGCCTCACCGCCACACCGTTGCCGGACGCGCTGTCCCGCCGGGCCAGCAGTCCCTTCATCGCCGTCAACTGCGGCGCGCGACCACCAGAGTTGCTGGGGAGTGAGCTGTTCGGCCACGTCCGGGGCCGCATTCACCGGCGCCACGCAGACGCGCGAAGCCCTGTTCAGCGCGACGCGTGGCGCCCCCCTCTTCCTGCCCCGCATGTTCGACCCGCCCACCGCCGCGCGAGCGCTGTCGGATTCCGCGCGCGAAGAGGAGCCGGAGCTGCTGAGCGCCTCCGGTGAGCTGCCGACGCTGCGCGAGACGAGAAACCGCTGACCTGTGCGAGGCGCTGCGGCACTCCAAGGGCAACGTGGCCACCGCCGCGTGCATGGCCAGCCACAACCGCACGGACTTCTACGAACTGCTGCGCCGCCACGGCTGCCCCCCCGTCCACCGAAGCGTTGTCGCGTGCACATCTCGCTCGTTCTTCCCGTCCATGGCGGTGTGCTTTTCAACTGCCCAACCTTCAGCTGAACAGCAGTTGAGGGGGACGAGAGTCATGCGAATCACACGAGCGATGTTGGGTGTGGCGATGGTGGGGACGGCCGTGATGTTCGCCGGCTGTGGAGAGAGCAGCGCCAACGAGAACACGCTGGGGCCCCAGCAGGCGGCCGCGGGCCATCCAGTGACGCTCACGGACGGCCAGATTCTGGGTGTGCTCCTGGTGGCCAACGCGGGCGAGGTGATGCTGGGCCAGGTGGGCCAGGCGCAGGCCACCGACCCGACGGCACGTGACTTCAACGCACGCATGGTCACCATGCACTCAGAGGTCATCCAGCGCCTGGAGCAGCTGGCCACGGCCCAGGGTATCGCGCCCGCGGAGAGCCCGGTGTCGCAGCACCTCGAGCAGACGGTGCAGAAGACCGTCGACATGGTGAGCGCCACGCAGGCCCCTGCCTTCGACGTGTCGGTGATGGATGCGCAGGTCGCCGCCCACGCCGGTACCGCCCTGCTGGGGGATTCTCTGCTCGCGATGCAAGTGCAGAACCCGGCGCTCAAGGATGAACTGATGGCGATTCGGAAGACGGTCCAGGCCCACCTCCAGGAGGCCTCGAACATCCAGACCACCCTCTACAACGCGAAGCAGCCGTAGCCGCGACGCGCAGCCGTCCGCCCGGGAGTCGCAGCCCCGGGCGTGACGGCGCTTCGCGCGTGACGGCTTCCGGACAATGCCCCCAGTCCCTGGGGGCGATGGCATGGTGAACGCCCGACTCCAGCGAGCGTCACAGCACCTTCACGGCCTTGACCATGTCCGGCGACAGCTCCTCGTGCTGGAGGATGGAGAAGCCCAGCTTCCGGCTGATGGTCTGCATGGCGCGGTTGCCCGCGAGGATGTCCGCGACGATGCGCTCCATGCCCCAGTCCCGGCCGACGTCCACCAGCCGCTTCAGCATCTCCGCGCCCAGCCCCTGCCGCTGCACCGGGTCGCTGATGAGGATGGCGAATTCCGCGTCGCGCGTGCCTCGCAGCCGCGTGAGCCTGCCCACGCCGAGCAGCTCTCCGTCCTTGCGCTCCGCCACCAGCGCCATCTCCCGCGCGTAGTCGTTGAAGCAGATGCGGGACAGCCGCGCGTGCGCCACGCGCGTGCTCAACTGCATCAACCCCGCGTAGCGCAGGAACACCGTCTGCTCCGACAACGTGCGGTGGAACTCCGCCATCTTCGGCTCGTCCTCCGGGCGGATGGGCCGCAGCAGAATCTCCTCGCCGCTGCGCAACCGGTAGGGCGCCACGTACTGGTCCGGGTACGGCTCGATGGCCAGCTTCGGCAGCTCTGCCTCCGTCACCGAGGCCGGGTGCAGCACCACGCGCGCGTCCAAGGCCAGCAGCCGCTCGGGCGAGGCCAGCAGCGGGTTGATGTCCACCTCCTTCACGAAGCGCTGCTCCGCCACCAACTGGCTGAAGCGCACCATGAGTTGCTCCAGCGCCTTCAGGTCTACGGGTGGGCGGCCCCGGACGCCCTTCAATGCCTCGTAAATGCGCGTCTGCTCCATCATCCGCCGCGCCAGCGTGGTGTTCAGCGGCGGCAGGCCCAGCGCCCGGTCCCTGAACACCTCCACCAACGTCCCGCCCGCGCCGAAGAGCAGCACCGGACCGAACTGCGCGTCCACGCTGCTGCCCAGGATGAGTTCATAGCCATCCAGCCGCACCATGGGCTGCACGGTGACACCGTCGAACGCGCGCCCCTGCCCCAGCGCCTCCAGCCGCGTCCGGATGTCCCGGAAGGCGGCGCGCACGGACTCCGCATCCGGAAGGTTCAGCCGCACGCCGCCCACGTCGGTCTTGTGCGTCACCGTGAGCGAGTGGAGCTTCACCACCACCGGGAAGCCCAGGGCCGCGGCCTCCGCCACCGCGGCGTCCTCCGTCACCGCCAGCCGCGTCTCCACGGTGGGGATGCCATACGCGGCGAGCAGCTTCTTGGACTCGTACTCCGTCAGCAGCGTCCGCCCTTCCGCGCGCGCTGACTCCACCCACTGGCGCACCTCGTCCCGGGCGCTGCTCACCGCCTGCGCCAACGCGGGCGTCTCATACAGGCCCGCCAGGTTGTACGTGTAGCGCCACATGTAATTGAAGATGCGCGCCGCCGTGTCCGGATAGCCGAAGGTGGGGATGCCCGCATCGTTGAGGATGCGCTCCCCGGCCGCGACCTCCGAGCCGCCCATCCAACTGGCCAGCACCGGCTTGCCATGCAGCTTCGCGTAGGGCTTGAGACGGTCCGCCGTCTGCGTGGGCTCCGTCATGTCCTGCGGCGTGAGGATGACGAGCAGCCCGTCACTGCCTTCGTCCTGGCCGGTGACTTCCAGCGCCTTCGCGAAGCGCTCCGGGTCCGCGTCGCCCAGGATGTCCACCGGGTTGCTGTGGCTCCACTGCGTCGGCAGGAAGGCGTCCAGGGCCTGGAACGTGGACGCGCTGAGCGTGGCCAGCTCGCCGCCCCCCGACACCAGCGCGTCCGTGGCCAGCACCCCAGGGCCGCCCGCGTTGGTGAGCACCGTGAGGCGCCGGCCCGCGGGGCGCGGCTGCCGGGCCAGCGTCTCCGCCATGTAGAAGAGGTCGGCGATGGAATCCACGCGCAGCACGCCGGTGCGGCGGAAGGCGGCGCTGAGCACCTCGTCACTGCCCGTCAGCGAGCCCGTGTGAGACGCCGCCGCCTGCGCGGCCTGCGCCGTGCGGCCAGCCTTGATGACGATGATGGGCTTGGTGAGCGCCACCTCGCGCGCCGCGGAGAGGAAGGCCCGCGCGTCGCCAATGGACTCCATGTACAGCAGGATGGAGCGCGTCATCGGGTCGTCGGCCAGGAAGTCGATGAGGTCGCCCCAGCCCACGTCCAGCATCGAGCCCACCGACACGAAGGCGCTGAAGCCCACCGCCTCGCGCAGGCTCCAGTCCAGGATGGAGGTCAGCAGCGCGCCGCTCTGACTGATGAAGGCCACGTTGCCCGGCCGGGCCATGGCGCCGGCGAACGTCGCGTTGAAGCCGCTGGGCGGGCGCATCACCCCCAGGCAGTTGGGACCGATGATGCGCACCTGGGCCGCCTGCGCGAGGCGGAGGATCTCCTGCTCCAGGCGCTCCCCCTCCGCCCCAATCTCCTTGAAGCCCGCGGAGAGGATGATGGCGCCGCGGATGCCCAGCTCCGCGCACTCCTGGATGACGCCGGGCACCGCTCGCGCGGGCGTGACGACGATGGCCAGGTCCACCCGCTCCGGCAAGGCCCCCAGGGACGGCCATGCCTTGATGCCCAGCACGTTGGGCCGCTTCGGGTTGATGGGGTAGACGGTGCCGCCAAAGGGGTTGCTGATGAGGTTCCACAACACGGTGCGCCCCACGCTGCCCGGCCGCTCGGTGGCCCCGACGACGGCCACGCTGCGCGGCGCGAAGAGGACGTCCAGCGGCAGCCGCGTCCGCTGCTGGTGGAGCACGTTGTAGGACGGGTCCGTCTTCGAGGTACCAGGGGCGCGCGTGTCCATGGCCTCCGTCATTGCGGCCGAGCTCCCCAGGGCGCAATGGCCTTCTCGTGCCTGCCCGTGAACGCCCCCCTCCCAGGTCCTCGCATGGATGGGATAGAACTGGAATAACTGCACTCCCCGTCAAGGAACCAGGAGGTGCGCCCTGCGCGTGTCACCCACATGTCGCTCTGACAGCCAGTACGTGACGCAGGTCGTTCTGACACTCGCTGACAGTTTCACTGAACAAAACTTCACCGGTAGGCAAGCATCCCACGGCCCGCCCGGTGTATACGGGGCGCCTCTATGACTCCTTCCGAGAAGCTTGTTTTCAACCAGACCGTCGAGGCGCTCTTCGTGCGCGCCCTCGAGAACCGCCTCACTCCGGCGTGCCGTGAGCACCTGCGCCGGGCGGGGTTGGAGCTCGACCAGAAGTTGGAGCGGGCCTACACCCTGGAGCAGTGGAAGGAGTTCCTCCGAATCGCCGCCGGCCACGTCTACGGCGGCGTCCCCGCCGAGGCGGCCTACTACTCGCTGGGCGAGCGGTTCATGGACGCGTACTTCGGCACCTTCTTCGGCCGGGCCCTGCTGGGCGTCGTCCGGCTGGCCGGGCCCCGGCGGATGCTGCTTCGCGCGGGCATGGGTTTTCGCGCCGGCAACAACTTCAGTGTGGTCGAAATCGTCGAGCGGAGCCCCACTTCGGTGGAGCTGCGGATGAATGACGTGCTGGCGGACCTGCCCACCTTCTCCGCGGGCCTGCTGGCGCGCGCGGTGGAGCTGTGCGGTGGGGGGCGGGTGGTCAGCATCCCCGAGGAGTTCGACGGCACCGCAGCCACCTTCCACATCCGCTGGTCCGAGGCCCCAGCCGAGGCCGCCCTCACCGCCACGGATGACGACTCGGGCGCGTCCCGGCCTCGCGCGTAGCAATCCCCTGCGCGCCCCGTGGCGCTTCGCCACGGGATGCCGCGCAGCACGCCACGCTCGCAAGGCGGCCGAGCGTGGCCCCGGGGCCACACGGCGGCCCGCGTCTCAGAGGGAAACGCGCGGCTTCACGGCGGCGCGGTTCTGCTGGCATCGCGGCTGCAATCCCATGCGGCATCCCTCGGAGGATGGACGCATGAGCAACCCTGAAGTGGTGACGAAGACCCAGCGCCGGATGCACTGGGGCGTGGGCGTGGCGGCGCTGGTGATGCTGTTCGCGGGCGTGGGCACGTGGCTGGTGCTGCGCCAGTCGGCGACGGAGCTGCCGCATCCCTCCATGGCGGTCATCCCCAAGCCGTCCCACCCCGGATTGGCGCCGCGCGCGGAGCCGCCGCTGCCCTCCTCCGCGGAGATGGACGCGCTGCTGCGCACACGGCTCGCCCGGGCGTCGCTCATGCCGGAGTTCGCCACGTGGCTGAAGGAGCAGGACCTGCTGCGCCGCTTCGTCACCGTCGTGGGCAACGTGGCCCAGGGTGACAGCCCCCGCGAGGCGGTGAGCTTCCTCGCTCCGGCCGGCACCTTCGAGGCACGCCGCAAGGCCGGCAAGCTCGTCATCGAAAAGCAGAGCTACGCGCGCTACGACGTCATCGGCAAGGTGGTGGGCTCGCTCGACATGGGTGTGCTGGTGTCCACCTACCGCGAGGTGCGTCACCTGGCCGAGCGCCTCCACATGGAGACGGCTCGCCCCGGAAGCACCTTCGACGCCACGCTCCACCTCGCCTTCGAGCAGGTGCTCGCCGTCCCTGTCATCGACGGTGACATCGAGGTGGTCCCCAAGGGCGCGATGTTCGTCTACGCCGACCCGAAGCTCGAAGGGCTGACGGCCGCGCAGAAGCACCTGCTGCGGATGGGGCCGCAGAACCTCCGCCGCATCCAGGGCACGGTGCGCGAGGCGTCCCAGCAGCTCACCCAGCAGGCGTCCCGCCGCTGAAGCAGCCACTGGCCCCATCCACCTGCCTTCGCCATCGCGCGTCACCCGCGCTGGCCCTGGCAGGATGCAACGGGGGCCATGCAGATTGCGGCGCTTCGCCATGGGGCTTGTGCCTCCGCTCAGAGGCACAAGCCGGGGGGCACGGGCGTTGCTACCGGAGGAGCTTTCCTCCGGGACGAAGCGCTGCCAGGCGGCGTGGAGGCCCGGCAAGCACCGGAGCCCCCGCGCCGGTGTCGCCCCTGCGTCCCGTGTTCATGCGCCTGCCTGTCCTCCCCGTGCTGCTGCTGTGTCTGATGCTCTCTGGCGTCATCGCGGGCGTCCTGCACTTCATGCAGCGCGACCGGCAAGCGCTGGTGGACCAGATGGCCCGCGAGCGACAGGCGCAGCTCCTGGAGGCCGTGCGCGGCGTCTCCGCCGCCCTGGAGAGCGCGGAGGAGGACCTGCGCTTCGCGGGCGAGCTGCTGGCCCAGCCGGGCACCGCCGAGGAGCACCGGCGCGAGATGCGCGCCCTGCTGGAGGCGGTGGGTCAGTACAAGGCCATCCTCGTCTTCGGCACGGATGGACAGGAACGGCTCCGACTGGTGGACCGGCGCAGCGCGGCGGCGATGACGCACCAGTTCACCGCGGAGGACCTGGCCCTCACCGTGGCGCAGGCCCGCAGTCATCCGCCGGGCCACGTCATCTCATCCCCGCCCCTTCCCCGGGCCCAATCGGGCTGGCTGCGCGCCTTCGCCACCGCGTTGCCGGAGGACGCGCAGGACAGCGGCGGCGTCGTCGTGGTGCTGGTGGACGCCGAGCCGCGCTTCGCCCCGCTGAAGCTGCTCGCGTCGGACTCGGAGACGCAACTTCTGGTGCTGGGAGTCCATGGAACGCCGACGGCGTTGACCCACCCGAACCTGGCGGACAGGTACCGGCGGTTGGACACCGACGGCCACCAGACGCCCGGCCTCGCGGCGCTGGCGCGGGCGCTTCGCGCGGGTGAGTCGGGCACGCGCATCATCGAGCGCAAGGAGGCCGCCCGGCTCGGCCTGGGCGACTCGGAGGTGGTGGCCACCTTCAGCCCGGTGCGGTTCAAGAATGGCGCGGCATGGCCGGTGGCGACGCTCGCGTCGACGCGCGTGCTCCGGATCCATGAGCGCGGCCTGGTGCTGCGCCTGTCGCTGGCGGCGGTGCTCGTCTCCGGGTTCCTCATCGCCTTCGGAGTGTACGTGGTGCTCGCGCGCAGCCGGGCGGAAGCCCTGCGGGACAGCCAGCTCCATGCGCAGCGGCTGGCGCACCTGCACGACAAGACGCAGAAGATTCTCGACAACATCCCCACCGGGGTCCTGGCGCTCTCCTCCACCCGGCACATCTCCGCCGCCAACCGCGCGCTGAGCGCCCGCATGCCGGCGGACGTCGTGGGCCAGCCCCTGACGGCGGCCTTTCCCCAGGCCCAGGCCCCCGTCATCCAGCGACTGGAGGACCTGGTCCACGCGGCCACGAGCGACGGCCGGGTGCGCAGCCTCCACGGTGAACCGCTCTGCCTCTTCGAAGAGCCCGGCCAGTACAACGTCCACGCGGTGCCGCTGGAGCCGAACACGCCGGAGGTCCACACGCTGGTCGTCATCGAGGACCTGAGCAGCCTGCGCGCGCTGGAAGGACAACTGCTGCGCGCGGAGAAGCTGGCCACGGTGGGCGTGCTGGCGGCGGGCATCGCCCATGAGATTGGCACGCCGCTGGGCATCGTCCGCGGCCGGGCCGAGTACGTGCAGGAGAAGCTGGGACGCGAGCACCCGCAGGCGGCCGGCCTGGGCACCATCGTCGGGCAGATAGACAGGGTGAGCCGGACGCTGCGCCAGTTGCTCGACTTCTCCCGGCTCCGGCCAGCGGACGCGCAGACAGTCCCACTGGAGCCCCTGGTGCACAGCGTGCGGGAGTTGCTGTGGATGGAGGCCGAGCGGCGGCGCCTGAAGCTGGAGGTGACGGTCGCCTCGCCCGTGCCCGCGGTGGCGGCCGACCCCGACCAGTTCCAGCAGGTGCTCATCAACCTGGTGCTCAACGCGTGTGACGCGTGCGGGGCCGGCGGACGCGTCCGGCTGAGCGCGAGCATGGACACCGGAGACACACCGGGCGCCTGGGGCATGGTGCGCGTGGACGTCGAGGACAACGGCTGCGGTATCGCCCCCCGCCACGTCCACCAGGTCTTCGACCCTTTCTTCACCACCAAGAAGCGCGGCCAGGGCACCGGACTGGGCCTGACGATGGTGGCGCACATCGTGCGCAACCACGGAGGCCGTATCGAACTGGACAGCGCGCCAGAGCGAGGCACCCGCGTCACCGTGCGCTGGCCCGCCGCGGCACCCGCCGGAGAGGAGCGACATGTCGTCTAGAGCCAGGGTCCTCGTCGTCGACGACCACGTCGAGATGGGGCAGATGTTGAAGGAACCGCTGACGGACGACGGCTACAAGGTCGACATCGCCACCGGCGGCGCGGATGCCATCGCCCAACTGCGCGCGCGCGTCTACGACGCGGTGCTGTGCGACCTGCGCATGCAGGACGTGGACGGCTTCGACGTGCTCGACGCCGCGCGCAAGCTGGACCCGGACCTGCCCGTGGTGATGATGACGGCCTTCGGCGGCGTGGAGAGCGCCGTGGAGGCGATGAAGCGCGGCGCGTTCCACTACTTCACCAAGCCCTTCCGGCTGGACGAGGTGCGCCTGTCACTTGAGCGCGCGCTGGAGCAGCGCCGCCTGCGCACCGAGCACCGCACGCTCAAGCAGCAGGCCGCGGACCGTGGGGGCCTGGGCGCCCTGGTGGGCAGCAGCACCGCGATGCGCGACCTCTACGCGTTGATTGAGCGGGTGGCCTGGTCCGGCGCCCCGGTGCTGGTGCGCGGCGAGAGCGGCAGTGGCAAGGAGCTGGTCGCCAGGGCTTTGCACTTCGAGGGCACCCGGCGCGCGGGGCCCTTCGTGGCCGTCAACTGCACCGCGCTGCCACACGCGCTTCTGGAGAGTGAGCTGTTCGGCCACGTCAAAGGCGCCTTCACCGGCGCCACCACGGCCCGGCGTGGCCTCTTCGTGGAGGCGGACGGCGGCACGCTGTTCCTGGACGAGATTGGCGACATGGCCCCCGAACTCCAGGCCCGGCTGCTCCGCGTGCTGGAGGACGGCGAGGTGCGGGCCGTGGGCGCGGACGGCTCGCGCACGGTGGATGTGCGGGTGGTGGCCGCGACGCACCAGGACCTGGAGACGCGCGTCAAGGAAGGCCGCTTCCGCGCGGACGTCTTCTACCGGCTCAACGTCGTCACGCTGCGGCTGCCGCCCCTGCGCGAGCGCCGCGAGGACATCCCCGCGCTCATCGAGCACTTCCTCCAGCAAGCCAAGGCGCGCAATCCGCGCTCCGTCGTGCAGCGGTTCTCCCCGGAGACGCTGGCAGCGCTGGGGGCCCTGCCCTGGGCGGGCAACGTGCGCGAGCTGGAGAACCTGGTGCAGCGGCTGGTCGTGCTCGGCTCGACGGAGGTGGTGGATCTGCCGCAACTGCGCCCCCATTTGCCTTCGGACACCAGCCAGGAGAATCACCCGCTGGCCGCTGCACAGCGCACCATCGTTCCCCTGCGGCAGTTGGAGACGGAGTACATCGCCTGGGCCGTGGCCCGCTGCGGGGGAAACAAGACGAAGGCGGCCGAGCTGCTCGGCATCGACGTCTCCACCATCCACCGGCGCGAGCGCGCGGAAGGCAATCCGCAACGCTGACCTGGGCACGCTGCAACGGTGAGCGGGCCACAGTTGGGGTGTCTCAGAGGGATGGGGGCGCGGCACGGGGCTTGAAAATGACAGGAGGCATGAACCGAACCCTCTTGTCTCTCATTGCCGCGGTCAGTCTGGTTGGTTGCGCCTCCAAGCAGAAGCCGTCCTCCCTGACGGACAATCTTCCGGACCAGCACCGGAGCCCCACCGCCACGGCGGCGACGTCAACCCGCAACGCCGATGAGGATGAAGAAGCAGCCCGCCGGGCAATGGGCTCGTTGTCGGCGGACCCGGTGTACTTCGAGCTCGACTCGGCCACGCTGCGGCCCGAGTCGCGCGACATGCTCGCGCAGCTCGCCACGGGCCTGCGGGAGCGCCCCCTGACGCGGGTGACGGTGTCGGGCCACACCTGCGAACTGGGCACCACGGAGTACAACATCGCGCTGGGCCACCGCCGCGCGGCCGTGGTGCGCGACTACCTGCGCAACCTGGGCGTGGAGTCCTCGCAGCTCTCCATCGTCTCCTTCGGCGAGGAGCGCCCGCTGTCGGACGCGCACACGGAAGATGCGCTCCGTAGGAACCGCCGCGCGGAGTTCACCTTCTCCTCGTAGGAGCAGGCCACGCGCTGAGGCGCAGAAAGTCTGTCGGGCCTCCCCGGTACGCTGCTCTCGGAATGCGCTCCGGGAACGCCGAGCGCTGGGGAGGGATGGGGAATGGGAAGCAGAATGCGCCGGAGGCCTGGCTACAAGAGCCGGCCTTCCGTGGCCGCGCTGGCGGAGTCATTGGGGTTGCTGCGATCTCGAGACCTGGAGGCACATGGCGCTGCACGCAGCCAGCTCAACCTGCTGTGCAATGTCGGAGCCCTGCGAGAAGTCGCGCCCGGCGTCTGGGCTCGCTCGAGCGCGATGGTGACAGCCGCGGCCATTGCCGTGAAGCGCGTCCCCCGGGGCGTGCTCTGCTTGAAGTCCGCGCTGTGGTTCCACGGCTTGCTGCCTGAATCCCCCACCGAGGTCTGGATGGCCATTGGAGCGCATGCGCGTAAACCGCGCTGGGACCAGCCA
Above is a genomic segment from Myxococcus xanthus containing:
- a CDS encoding DUF4142 domain-containing protein, encoding MRITRAMLGVAMVGTAVMFAGCGESSANENTLGPQQAAAGHPVTLTDGQILGVLLVANAGEVMLGQVGQAQATDPTARDFNARMVTMHSEVIQRLEQLATAQGIAPAESPVSQHLEQTVQKTVDMVSATQAPAFDVSVMDAQVAAHAGTALLGDSLLAMQVQNPALKDELMAIRKTVQAHLQEASNIQTTLYNAKQP
- a CDS encoding bifunctional acetate--CoA ligase family protein/GNAT family N-acetyltransferase encodes the protein MTEAMDTRAPGTSKTDPSYNVLHQQRTRLPLDVLFAPRSVAVVGATERPGSVGRTVLWNLISNPFGGTVYPINPKRPNVLGIKAWPSLGALPERVDLAIVVTPARAVPGVIQECAELGIRGAIILSAGFKEIGAEGERLEQEILRLAQAAQVRIIGPNCLGVMRPPSGFNATFAGAMARPGNVAFISQSGALLTSILDWSLREAVGFSAFVSVGSMLDVGWGDLIDFLADDPMTRSILLYMESIGDARAFLSAAREVALTKPIIVIKAGRTAQAAQAAASHTGSLTGSDEVLSAAFRRTGVLRVDSIADLFYMAETLARQPRPAGRRLTVLTNAGGPGVLATDALVSGGGELATLSASTFQALDAFLPTQWSHSNPVDILGDADPERFAKALEVTGQDEGSDGLLVILTPQDMTEPTQTADRLKPYAKLHGKPVLASWMGGSEVAAGERILNDAGIPTFGYPDTAARIFNYMWRYTYNLAGLYETPALAQAVSSARDEVRQWVESARAEGRTLLTEYESKKLLAAYGIPTVETRLAVTEDAAVAEAAALGFPVVVKLHSLTVTHKTDVGGVRLNLPDAESVRAAFRDIRTRLEALGQGRAFDGVTVQPMVRLDGYELILGSSVDAQFGPVLLFGAGGTLVEVFRDRALGLPPLNTTLARRMMEQTRIYEALKGVRGRPPVDLKALEQLMVRFSQLVAEQRFVKEVDINPLLASPERLLALDARVVLHPASVTEAELPKLAIEPYPDQYVAPYRLRSGEEILLRPIRPEDEPKMAEFHRTLSEQTVFLRYAGLMQLSTRVAHARLSRICFNDYAREMALVAERKDGELLGVGRLTRLRGTRDAEFAILISDPVQRQGLGAEMLKRLVDVGRDWGMERIVADILAGNRAMQTISRKLGFSILQHEELSPDMVKAVKVL
- a CDS encoding DUF2378 family protein, giving the protein MTPSEKLVFNQTVEALFVRALENRLTPACREHLRRAGLELDQKLERAYTLEQWKEFLRIAAGHVYGGVPAEAAYYSLGERFMDAYFGTFFGRALLGVVRLAGPRRMLLRAGMGFRAGNNFSVVEIVERSPTSVELRMNDVLADLPTFSAGLLARAVELCGGGRVVSIPEEFDGTAATFHIRWSEAPAEAALTATDDDSGASRPRA
- a CDS encoding DUF3014 domain-containing protein, producing MSNPEVVTKTQRRMHWGVGVAALVMLFAGVGTWLVLRQSATELPHPSMAVIPKPSHPGLAPRAEPPLPSSAEMDALLRTRLARASLMPEFATWLKEQDLLRRFVTVVGNVAQGDSPREAVSFLAPAGTFEARRKAGKLVIEKQSYARYDVIGKVVGSLDMGVLVSTYREVRHLAERLHMETARPGSTFDATLHLAFEQVLAVPVIDGDIEVVPKGAMFVYADPKLEGLTAAQKHLLRMGPQNLRRIQGTVREASQQLTQQASRR
- a CDS encoding two-component system sensor histidine kinase NtrB translates to MRLPVLPVLLLCLMLSGVIAGVLHFMQRDRQALVDQMARERQAQLLEAVRGVSAALESAEEDLRFAGELLAQPGTAEEHRREMRALLEAVGQYKAILVFGTDGQERLRLVDRRSAAAMTHQFTAEDLALTVAQARSHPPGHVISSPPLPRAQSGWLRAFATALPEDAQDSGGVVVVLVDAEPRFAPLKLLASDSETQLLVLGVHGTPTALTHPNLADRYRRLDTDGHQTPGLAALARALRAGESGTRIIERKEAARLGLGDSEVVATFSPVRFKNGAAWPVATLASTRVLRIHERGLVLRLSLAAVLVSGFLIAFGVYVVLARSRAEALRDSQLHAQRLAHLHDKTQKILDNIPTGVLALSSTRHISAANRALSARMPADVVGQPLTAAFPQAQAPVIQRLEDLVHAATSDGRVRSLHGEPLCLFEEPGQYNVHAVPLEPNTPEVHTLVVIEDLSSLRALEGQLLRAEKLATVGVLAAGIAHEIGTPLGIVRGRAEYVQEKLGREHPQAAGLGTIVGQIDRVSRTLRQLLDFSRLRPADAQTVPLEPLVHSVRELLWMEAERRRLKLEVTVASPVPAVAADPDQFQQVLINLVLNACDACGAGGRVRLSASMDTGDTPGAWGMVRVDVEDNGCGIAPRHVHQVFDPFFTTKKRGQGTGLGLTMVAHIVRNHGGRIELDSAPERGTRVTVRWPAAAPAGEERHVV
- a CDS encoding sigma-54-dependent transcriptional regulator yields the protein MSSRARVLVVDDHVEMGQMLKEPLTDDGYKVDIATGGADAIAQLRARVYDAVLCDLRMQDVDGFDVLDAARKLDPDLPVVMMTAFGGVESAVEAMKRGAFHYFTKPFRLDEVRLSLERALEQRRLRTEHRTLKQQAADRGGLGALVGSSTAMRDLYALIERVAWSGAPVLVRGESGSGKELVARALHFEGTRRAGPFVAVNCTALPHALLESELFGHVKGAFTGATTARRGLFVEADGGTLFLDEIGDMAPELQARLLRVLEDGEVRAVGADGSRTVDVRVVAATHQDLETRVKEGRFRADVFYRLNVVTLRLPPLRERREDIPALIEHFLQQAKARNPRSVVQRFSPETLAALGALPWAGNVRELENLVQRLVVLGSTEVVDLPQLRPHLPSDTSQENHPLAAAQRTIVPLRQLETEYIAWAVARCGGNKTKAAELLGIDVSTIHRRERAEGNPQR
- a CDS encoding OmpA family protein, whose protein sequence is MNRTLLSLIAAVSLVGCASKQKPSSLTDNLPDQHRSPTATAATSTRNADEDEEAARRAMGSLSADPVYFELDSATLRPESRDMLAQLATGLRERPLTRVTVSGHTCELGTTEYNIALGHRRAAVVRDYLRNLGVESSQLSIVSFGEERPLSDAHTEDALRRNRRAEFTFSS